The genomic segment aatactttttcatggatgacccaaataaaagatccgtctcacaaaatacgactcgtgagaccgtcttacacaagtttttgtcttaataattatatcatttgaaaaagaaaCGGAAAGAGGGTAGTTTTTTCTCCATATTAATTGAAAAACaagattgtttatatattatgaattaCGCAAACAAAAAATTAGAACAACAAAATCTAAATATCAATGTACACTAAAtgcaaaaatcataataatttagtCATAATTCAATATTCATCATAGGGTCCtacatttattaaatataataatctaCCGATTTCTTAACAATCACGACTTATTCAATTATTCAAACTACGTACAATCCTACCAAAATAATGAATCCacttgatatatgatatataaaatCCTGTATGAATAATGAACTTTCCATTTACTTGATCTTGACTATTCAAACTCAAACCCAGATATAAAAACGTGGATAAAGAACTTGAAAAAGgcaataaaattttgtaaaatggCCGTAAACAAGTCAGTTCCAGTGATTGATATGCAAGATTTCTCAACTCTGCCCCAGAAAATAGTGAGTGCCTGCGAAGATTGGGGTTGTTTCAGGCTTATCAATCACGGGGTTCCTTTTTCCCTCATGTCTGATATGAAGGATGTAGTACGTTCTCTTCATGATCTTCCGATGGAAATCAAGATGAGAAATTATAACCATCAGGAGCCTTCCAAAGGGTACACCCCACCTAACATGGCCAGTGCCTTTTTCGAAAGCCTGAGTTTATACGACGATGGCGGCTCGGCCGTTGCTGTCGAAAATTTCTGCACTCAGTTGGATGTATCTCCTCAGCAAAggtgaaattaatattttacctTTTAATTGATTTATGTTAAGAACAAATAAAAGATAGAGAAGAATTCTGCATGTGCTCTTCAATAATGGCAATTTTTGAATCTTTTTGCAGGGAGATCATCGTAAAATACACTTCTGCTCTTCAAGGTCTGGCGCAGCTCCTAGGGAGCAAATTAATGGAAGGTCTGGGATTGAATGGCGAGGAATTCAAGGAAGGAATATGCCAGTTCAAAATGAACAAATATAATTATGGACCGGAAACTGTGGGATTACAGGGTGCTGTAATGCATTCAGACGCTGGATTTTTCACCATACTgcaagatgatgatgatgtcgATGGTTTGGAGGCTGTGGACAAAACCACTGGAGAGTTAATCTCCGTTGATCATGTACCCGCAACACTTGTTTTTAACGTCGGAGATGCGGGCAAGgtaagtatttatatatatatatacacgtgatcagttttgatatcctgcacacctaccgtgcacacctataTGAGCATCGATGAAGTGTCACTCATCTATTGGATGTGacgaaatatagaaaaattgcgcATCCAATGGATGAGTGACACCTCGTGCTCACATAgatgtgcacggtaggtgtgcattatatcaaaactatacaCGTGATAGttcttaaatataaaatgtGTATAAATATCAATTATTTATGTAATAAATCATGTGCATACATGTATAGGTGT from the Primulina huaijiensis isolate GDHJ02 unplaced genomic scaffold, ASM1229523v2 scaffold25037, whole genome shotgun sequence genome contains:
- the LOC140967426 gene encoding 2-oxoglutarate-dependent dioxygenase DAO-like — protein: MAVNKSVPVIDMQDFSTLPQKIVSACEDWGCFRLINHGVPFSLMSDMKDVVRSLHDLPMEIKMRNYNHQEPSKGYTPPNMASAFFESLSLYDDGGSAVAVENFCTQLDVSPQQREIIVKYTSALQGLAQLLGSKLMEGLGLNGEEFKEGICQFKMNKYNYGPETVGLQGAVMHSDAGFFTILQDDDDVDGLEAVDKTTGELISVDHVPATLVFNVGDAGKVWSNGRFHNVKHQVQCYKATVRITIALFVLPAEDETVQVLPGLADSDHPALYVPFNFNHYRRLRISTNSPTGEALEFFRSHPELLN